A genomic stretch from Leptodactylus fuscus isolate aLepFus1 chromosome 10, aLepFus1.hap2, whole genome shotgun sequence includes:
- the LOC142219043 gene encoding histone H2B type 1-O-like, whose translation MPDPAKSAPAPKKGSKKAVTKAQKKDGKKRKRARKESYAIYVYKVLKQVHPDTGISSKAMVVMNSFVNDIFERIAGEASRLAHYNKRSTITSREIQTAVRLLLPGELAKHAVSEGTKAVTKYTSAK comes from the coding sequence atgcctgatcccgccaagtctgccccagcgcccaagaagggctccaagaaagccgtgaccaaggcccagaagaaggacggcaagaaGCGTAAGAGGGCCAGGAAGGAGAGCTATGCCATCTACGTGTACAAGGTGCTGAAGCAGGTCCACCCCGACACCGGTATCTCCTCCAAGGCCATGGTCGTCATGAATTCCTTCGTCAACGACATCTTCGAGCGCATCGCAGGAGAAGCCTCCCGCCTGGCTCACTACAACAAGcgctccaccatcacctcccgggagatccagaccgccgtgcgcctgctgctgcccggagagttggccaagcacgccgtgtccgagggcaccaaggccgtcaccaagtacaccagcgccaagtaa
- the LOC142219069 gene encoding histone H2A type 2-B — protein sequence MSGRGKQGGKARAKAKTRSSRAGLQFPVGRVHRLLRKGNYAERVGAGAPVYLAAVLEYLTAEILELAGNAARDNKKTRIIPRHLQLAVRNDEELNKLLGGVTIAQGGVLPNIQAVLLPKKTESSKPSKSK from the coding sequence ATGTCTGGACGCGGCAAGCAAGGAGGCAAAGCTCGTGCTAAGGCCAAGACCCGCTCATCCCGGGCGGGACTTCAGTTCCCCGTCGGTCGTGTGCACAGGCTTCTCCGCAAGGGCAACTACGCCGAGAGGGTTGGTGCTGGTGCTCCCGTCTACCTGGCGGCCGTACTGGAGTATCTGACCGCTGAGATCCTGGAGTTGGCTGGTAATGCTGCACGGGACAACAAGAAGACCCGCATCATCCCCCGTCACCTGCAGCTGGCCGTGCGCAATGACGAGGAGCTGAACAAACTGCTGGGTGGCGTGACCATCGCCCAGGGAGGCGTCCTGCCCAACATCCAGGCCGTGCTGCTGCCCAAGAAGACCGAGAGCAGCAAGCCCAGCAAGAGCAAGTGA
- the LOC142183567 gene encoding histone H3 — translation MARTKQTARKSTGGKAPRKQLATKAARKSAPATGGVKKPHRYRPGTVALREIRRYQKSTELLIRKLPFQRLVREIAQDFKTDLRFQSSAVMALQEASEAYLVGLFEDTNLCAIHAKRVTIMPKDIQLARRIRGERA, via the coding sequence ATGGCAAGAACCAAGCAGACCGCCCGCAAATCCACCGGAGGGAAAGCTCCCCGCAAGCAGCTGGCCACTAAGGCCGCCAGGAAGAGCGCTCCCGCCACCGGCGGAGTGAAGAAGCCTCACCGCTACCGCCCTGGTACAGTCGCTCTGCGTGAAATCCGCCGCTACCAGAAGTCCACCGAGCTGCTGATCCGTAAGCTTCCCTTCCAGCGCCTGGTTCGAGAGATCGCCCAGGACTTCAAGACGGATCTCCGCTTCCAGAGCTCCGCCGTCATGGCCCTGCAGGAAGCTAGCGAAGCTTACCTGGTCGGGCTCTTTGAGGACACCAACCTGTGCGCCATCCACGCCAAGAGGGTCACCATCATGCCCAAAGACATCCAGCTGGCCCGCAGGATTCGTGGGGAGAGGGCTTAA